A genome region from Flavobacterium sp. CFS9 includes the following:
- a CDS encoding type IX secretion system membrane protein PorP/SprF — MRTKLFFFVIMFVTIASYAQQDAQFTQYMYNTININPAYAGSRGALSVFGLYRTQWVGLDGAPETSAFSINSPINNSNLGIGATLVNDKIGPTNENNFSVDLSYTVQTSADFKLSFGIKGTANLFNLDISKLNPENQGDPQFQDLNNKFSPNVGAGVYWHSDKAYIGLSVPNFIETNRYDDNDYAIYKDKINYYLIAGYVFDLDRLQYIKFKPALLTKMVEGAPLQVDVSANFMFMDKLVVGAAYRWSASLSAMVGFQITDGLYLGYGYDRETTRLNNYNSGSHEIFLRYEFFKNNGKMTTPRFF; from the coding sequence ATGAGAACAAAATTATTTTTCTTCGTCATTATGTTTGTAACAATTGCGAGCTATGCACAGCAAGATGCACAATTTACGCAATACATGTACAATACCATAAACATTAATCCGGCTTATGCGGGATCGCGAGGAGCTTTAAGTGTTTTTGGATTATACCGCACCCAATGGGTTGGGCTCGACGGGGCTCCGGAAACCAGCGCTTTCTCAATCAATAGCCCTATAAATAATAGTAATTTAGGAATCGGAGCCACTTTGGTAAATGATAAAATTGGCCCTACTAACGAAAATAACTTTTCTGTAGACCTTTCCTATACCGTTCAAACCTCAGCTGATTTTAAACTTTCGTTTGGTATCAAAGGAACAGCAAATCTGTTCAACCTGGATATCAGCAAATTAAACCCGGAGAATCAGGGAGATCCACAGTTTCAGGATTTAAACAATAAGTTTTCACCGAATGTGGGAGCCGGAGTTTATTGGCATTCTGATAAAGCATACATTGGTTTGTCAGTACCTAATTTTATCGAAACCAATCGATACGATGATAATGATTACGCCATTTACAAAGATAAAATCAATTATTATTTAATAGCCGGATATGTGTTTGATCTTGACAGACTTCAATACATCAAATTCAAACCTGCTTTACTGACCAAAATGGTCGAAGGAGCTCCGCTTCAGGTAGATGTTTCTGCCAACTTTATGTTCATGGATAAACTTGTGGTTGGAGCAGCCTACCGATGGAGCGCTTCACTGAGTGCTATGGTAGGATTCCAGATTACCGACGGTCTCTACCTTGGTTATGGGTACGATCGCGAAACCACACGTTTAAACAACTATAATTCAGGATCACATGAGATATTCCTGCGTTACGAATTCTTCAAAAACAATGGTAAAATGACAACGCCACGTTTCTTCTAA
- a CDS encoding OmpA family protein, producing MKNYILLCLTIICSFSTGSYAQQSKINSADKNYDNYAYIDAIKTYERVADKGYKSEDLFKKLGNSYYFNSNFEAAAKWYGELFAMNTAVEPEYYYRYAQCLKSTGQTDKAAKIMTEFLAKSKNDDRAKLYAEDVNYLDKIKANSGRYKIEDAGINSKYSDYSSFVYNGKIYFASARDTGNFSQRKHKWTGEYFTNLYFADTDPAANSTAKVNKFKTSLNTKFHESSPAFTKDGQTVYFTRNNYINGKKGKDDNKITLIKIYRATLENGKWANITELPFDSDNYSTAHPALSPDEKTLYFASDMPGTLGQSDIYKVSINGNGSYGTPMNLGKTINTQGKETFPYVTSDNEIYFASDGHPGLGGLDVFVGQIEDNGTISNIQNVGADVNSPKDDFAYIIDPASRRGYFSSNKDGGQGSDDIYKFLETRKLQCIQELNGIITDAETLAVLPNTKLTLYDNQGNIKNTTISDATGFYSFPVECGKTYNVRAEKEEYTTKEINITIGKLTGKTSLPIALDKSACKVTIGDDLGKCFGIKMIYFDLDKSNIRTEAALDLEKILDVLNSHPTMKLDIRSHTDSRATHQYNAALSGRRAKSTIDWLVKNGIAKNRLTGKGYGETQLVNGCSDGVPCTEEQHQMNRRSEFIITAL from the coding sequence ATGAAAAATTATATACTCCTTTGCTTAACAATTATCTGTTCTTTTTCAACCGGCAGCTATGCGCAACAATCGAAAATTAATAGTGCTGATAAAAACTACGATAATTATGCGTATATCGACGCTATTAAAACCTATGAACGTGTAGCTGATAAAGGATACAAATCGGAAGATTTGTTTAAGAAGCTCGGAAACTCATACTACTTCAATTCGAACTTTGAAGCTGCTGCAAAATGGTACGGTGAATTATTTGCGATGAACACCGCTGTCGAGCCAGAGTATTACTATCGATATGCACAATGTTTAAAATCAACCGGACAAACAGATAAGGCCGCTAAAATTATGACGGAATTTTTGGCTAAATCTAAAAACGACGACAGAGCAAAATTATATGCCGAGGATGTTAATTATCTGGACAAAATCAAAGCCAATTCCGGTCGATACAAAATTGAAGATGCCGGAATCAATTCTAAATACTCCGATTACAGTTCCTTTGTGTACAACGGTAAAATATACTTTGCCTCTGCCCGGGATACCGGAAACTTTTCGCAACGCAAACACAAATGGACCGGAGAGTATTTTACGAATTTGTATTTTGCCGATACAGATCCTGCTGCCAACAGTACAGCGAAAGTTAATAAATTTAAAACATCTCTTAATACAAAGTTTCACGAGTCTTCCCCTGCTTTTACGAAAGACGGACAGACAGTCTACTTTACCAGAAACAATTATATAAACGGTAAAAAAGGAAAAGATGATAACAAAATTACTTTAATCAAAATATACAGAGCCACTCTTGAAAACGGAAAATGGGCGAACATAACCGAACTTCCTTTTGACAGTGATAATTACAGTACAGCACATCCTGCACTTAGTCCTGATGAAAAAACACTCTATTTCGCTTCAGACATGCCCGGAACATTAGGACAGTCTGATATTTATAAAGTAAGCATCAATGGCAACGGCAGTTATGGCACACCTATGAATTTAGGTAAAACTATAAATACACAAGGAAAAGAAACATTTCCATACGTTACCAGCGATAATGAAATCTATTTTGCTTCTGACGGACATCCGGGATTAGGTGGTCTGGACGTTTTTGTAGGTCAAATCGAAGATAACGGAACCATAAGCAATATTCAGAATGTTGGAGCGGATGTTAACTCACCTAAAGATGATTTTGCCTACATCATTGATCCTGCATCCAGAAGAGGCTATTTTAGTTCTAATAAAGATGGCGGACAAGGTTCTGATGATATCTACAAATTTCTCGAAACAAGAAAACTACAATGCATACAAGAGCTAAACGGAATCATTACAGACGCTGAAACCTTAGCCGTTTTGCCAAACACAAAATTAACCTTGTATGACAATCAGGGCAATATAAAAAACACTACTATTTCAGATGCAACCGGTTTTTACAGTTTCCCTGTCGAATGTGGAAAAACGTATAATGTAAGAGCAGAAAAAGAAGAATATACAACCAAGGAAATTAATATTACCATTGGAAAACTAACCGGAAAAACCAGTCTTCCTATTGCTTTGGATAAATCCGCCTGTAAAGTCACCATTGGTGATGATTTAGGAAAATGTTTTGGTATCAAAATGATTTACTTTGATCTGGATAAATCAAATATCCGTACAGAAGCTGCTCTGGATTTAGAAAAAATACTTGATGTCTTAAACAGCCATCCAACAATGAAACTTGATATTCGCTCACATACAGACAGTCGTGCTACACATCAGTACAACGCAGCCTTATCCGGCAGAAGAGCTAAATCAACGATTGACTGGCTCGTTAAAAACGGAATCGCTAAAAACAGACTGACCGGAAAAGGATATGGAGAAACCCAACTGGTAAATGGCTGTTCTGACGGTGTACCATGTACAGAAGAACAACATCAAATGAACAGAAGAAGCGAATTTATAATTACGGCTTTGTAA
- a CDS encoding CAP domain-containing protein: MKKMMRNMRFVAIVALLVAMSSCSADSAEGSENATTSQTVVANYNYNDSEIESMKLINNYRVSIGLNALQGINHVSFKCEEHNKYMIENNVVDHNDFTARSNNIMSVLGAKKVGENVAYNYKTSEAALRAWLDSPGHKANIEGDYTHFGLSVSIDPKSGKKYYTNIFVKM; encoded by the coding sequence ATGAAAAAGATGATGCGTAACATGAGGTTCGTTGCAATAGTTGCCCTACTAGTTGCAATGAGCTCCTGTTCAGCGGACAGTGCAGAAGGTAGTGAAAATGCTACTACATCCCAGACTGTCGTTGCTAACTACAATTACAATGATTCGGAAATCGAATCGATGAAACTTATCAATAATTACCGGGTAAGTATTGGTCTAAATGCTCTGCAGGGAATCAATCACGTTTCATTTAAGTGCGAAGAGCACAATAAATACATGATCGAAAACAATGTGGTCGATCATAATGATTTTACTGCGCGTTCCAATAATATCATGAGTGTTTTAGGTGCTAAAAAAGTAGGTGAAAATGTTGCTTACAATTATAAAACTTCTGAGGCTGCTTTAAGAGCCTGGTTAGATAGCCCGGGACACAAGGCAAATATTGAAGGAGACTATACTCATTTTGGTTTGTCGGTTTCGATTGACCCTAAAAGCGGAAAGAAATACTATACTAACATCTTTGTGAAGATGTAG
- the pdxH gene encoding pyridoxamine 5'-phosphate oxidase, which translates to MNDLSNYRKSYEKSELLETNIPEDPINLFNRWFHEVEDFGASGEVNAMTVSTIGLDGFPKSRVVLLKRFSEEGFIFYTNYDSEKGKAIAANPHVCLSFFWQEMERQVIIKGIAVKTSENISDGYFDSRPDGSKLGAIVSKQSEVIPSRTFLEENLKKLEKEFEGKHIPRPENWGGFLVTPLEVEFWQGRPNRLHDRIRYQSQSDFSWKIERLSS; encoded by the coding sequence ATGAACGATTTAAGTAATTATAGAAAATCTTACGAAAAGAGTGAATTATTAGAAACGAATATTCCCGAAGACCCAATTAATCTGTTTAACCGATGGTTTCATGAGGTAGAAGATTTTGGTGCAAGCGGAGAAGTTAATGCCATGACGGTATCGACAATTGGATTGGATGGTTTTCCAAAATCAAGAGTGGTTTTATTAAAGAGATTTTCAGAGGAAGGTTTTATTTTTTATACCAATTATGATTCGGAAAAAGGGAAGGCGATAGCCGCAAATCCACATGTTTGTTTGTCTTTTTTCTGGCAGGAGATGGAACGCCAGGTAATCATAAAAGGAATAGCTGTAAAAACATCAGAGAACATATCAGATGGTTATTTTGATTCTCGCCCCGATGGAAGTAAATTGGGAGCGATTGTTTCGAAGCAAAGCGAAGTGATTCCGTCTCGAACTTTTTTGGAAGAAAATTTGAAAAAACTGGAGAAAGAGTTCGAAGGAAAACACATTCCGAGACCTGAAAATTGGGGTGGTTTTTTAGTAACTCCTTTAGAGGTAGAATTTTGGCAGGGAAGACCAAATAGATTGCATGACAGAATTCGTTATCAAAGCCAATCTGACTTTTCATGGAAGATTGAAAGGTTATCTTCTTAG
- a CDS encoding ribonuclease Z, with translation MKLTILGCYAATPRTITNPTSQVLEIRNRLFLIDCGEGTQVQLRKNKIKFSKINHIFISHLHGDHLYGLIGTISTFSLLGRTTDLHIYGPKGIKELILLQLKLTESWTTYKLFFHELESTESEVIFEDSKVIVKTIPLKHRVYTNGFLFQEKPGDRKLNVEAVQQYNIHTAYFQKIKGGGDVTLDDGTVIKNKELSFDPIPSMSYAFCSDTMYHEDVLPIIKDVDVLYHESTFLESEAALALKTLHSTAKEAATIALKANAKKLILGHYSTRYDGIERFKEEAETVFSNTLLGDDGRSFEF, from the coding sequence TTGAAATTAACCATATTAGGCTGTTATGCCGCAACTCCCAGAACAATAACTAATCCTACTTCACAGGTTTTAGAAATACGAAATCGTTTATTTTTAATTGATTGTGGTGAAGGAACACAGGTTCAGCTTAGAAAGAATAAGATTAAATTCTCAAAAATAAATCACATCTTTATTTCGCATCTTCACGGAGATCATCTTTATGGATTAATCGGTACTATTTCTACTTTTTCTCTTTTGGGAAGAACGACCGATTTACATATTTACGGACCAAAAGGGATTAAGGAACTTATTCTGCTTCAATTAAAATTGACGGAATCCTGGACGACCTACAAATTGTTTTTTCATGAATTAGAGTCAACAGAAAGTGAAGTTATTTTTGAAGACAGTAAGGTTATTGTAAAAACAATTCCTTTGAAGCATCGCGTGTATACAAACGGATTTTTGTTTCAGGAAAAACCCGGTGATCGAAAATTAAATGTAGAAGCGGTTCAGCAATACAATATTCATACTGCCTATTTTCAAAAAATAAAAGGCGGCGGTGACGTTACACTTGATGATGGAACTGTAATAAAGAACAAAGAACTATCCTTTGATCCTATTCCGTCAATGAGTTATGCATTTTGTTCCGATACAATGTATCACGAAGACGTACTTCCTATAATTAAGGATGTTGACGTTTTGTATCACGAATCTACTTTTTTGGAATCAGAAGCCGCTTTGGCACTGAAAACGCTACACTCAACCGCAAAAGAAGCGGCAACAATTGCGCTTAAAGCAAATGCAAAGAAGTTAATTCTGGGGCATTATTCAACACGTTATGATGGTATCGAACGTTTTAAAGAAGAAGCCGAAACCGTTTTTTCAAACACACTTTTGGGAGATGACGGGAGGAGTTTTGAGTTTTAA
- a CDS encoding ribonuclease Z translates to MKVDQKGHTVTIKDTQGDFNAFLERVTQQFKTFEKQNIIIDLSADSDVSEKEVELFLPLAKQQKKAKKSFVIVVSDLDFNAISDKLVVVPSLLEAHDIIEMEEIERDLGF, encoded by the coding sequence ATGAAAGTAGATCAAAAAGGACATACCGTTACAATTAAAGATACTCAGGGGGATTTTAATGCTTTTTTAGAAAGAGTAACGCAACAGTTTAAAACCTTTGAAAAGCAAAATATTATAATCGATTTATCAGCAGATAGTGATGTTTCGGAAAAAGAGGTGGAACTTTTTTTACCTCTGGCCAAGCAGCAGAAGAAAGCCAAAAAATCATTTGTAATAGTAGTTTCTGATCTTGACTTTAATGCCATTTCAGATAAATTAGTCGTTGTTCCGTCACTTTTGGAAGCACATGATATTATCGAAATGGAGGAAATCGAAAGAGACCTTGGTTTTTAA
- a CDS encoding aspartate carbamoyltransferase catalytic subunit: MKELSVDHLLGIKYINENDINLIFETADHFKEVINRPIKKVPSLRDITIANIFFENSTRTKLSFELAQKRLSADVISFSAAQSSVKKGETLIDTVNNILSMKVDMVVMRHSNPGAAYFLSKNVKASIVNAGDGAHEHPTQALLDSYSIREKLGDVAGKKVVIVGDILHSRVALSNIYALKMQGAEVKVCGPKTLIPRYIESLGVTVEPNLRKALEWCDVANMLRVQNERMDVNFFPSTREYAQQYGVDKPLLDSLGKEIVIMHPGPINRGVEITSEVADSDHSVILNQVENGVAIRMAVIYLLASKIQQ, from the coding sequence ATGAAAGAATTAAGCGTAGATCATTTATTAGGAATCAAATATATCAACGAGAATGATATTAACCTGATTTTTGAAACGGCCGATCATTTTAAAGAAGTCATTAACAGACCTATTAAAAAAGTTCCTTCATTACGAGATATTACCATTGCCAATATTTTCTTCGAAAACAGTACGAGAACAAAACTTTCCTTCGAATTGGCACAAAAAAGATTATCGGCTGATGTGATTAGTTTTTCGGCAGCCCAGTCTTCAGTTAAAAAAGGAGAGACTCTTATTGATACTGTAAATAATATCCTTTCGATGAAAGTGGATATGGTTGTAATGCGCCACTCCAATCCCGGAGCGGCTTATTTTTTATCCAAAAATGTCAAAGCCAGTATTGTGAATGCCGGAGACGGAGCACACGAACACCCAACTCAGGCTTTATTAGACAGTTATTCGATTAGAGAAAAATTAGGCGATGTAGCCGGAAAAAAAGTGGTTATCGTAGGAGATATTCTGCATTCGAGAGTAGCTTTGTCAAACATATATGCTTTGAAGATGCAAGGCGCTGAGGTAAAAGTTTGCGGACCAAAAACACTGATTCCAAGATACATTGAATCACTAGGTGTTACAGTTGAACCAAATTTACGTAAAGCTTTAGAGTGGTGCGATGTTGCTAACATGCTTCGTGTTCAGAACGAACGTATGGATGTGAACTTTTTTCCTTCTACACGTGAATATGCACAGCAATATGGAGTAGATAAACCCTTATTGGATTCTCTAGGAAAAGAAATCGTAATCATGCACCCTGGACCAATTAACAGGGGAGTGGAGATTACTTCTGAAGTGGCTGACTCTGATCATTCCGTGATTTTGAACCAGGTTGAAAACGGAGTAGCGATCAGAATGGCGGTGATTTATTTGCTGGCTTCTAAGATTCAGCAATAA
- the pyrR gene encoding bifunctional pyr operon transcriptional regulator/uracil phosphoribosyltransferase PyrR translates to MSQKVLLNSKEVTIILHRLACQLIEKHLDFSDTILIGIQPRGVFLAERLKQILESEYKTPEISLGYLDITFFRDDFRRTDKPLEANKTQINFIVENKKVIFIDDVLFTGRSIRSALTAIQSFGRPSEIELLVLIDRRFSRNLPIQPDYRGRQVDAINGEKVKVSWKENDGEDVVHLVTN, encoded by the coding sequence ATGAGCCAAAAAGTATTACTTAATTCAAAAGAAGTTACTATCATACTCCATCGTTTGGCTTGTCAGTTAATCGAAAAACATCTTGATTTTTCAGATACTATTTTAATCGGAATTCAGCCAAGAGGTGTTTTTTTAGCCGAACGTCTGAAACAGATATTAGAAAGCGAGTACAAGACACCCGAAATTTCTCTGGGTTATTTGGATATCACCTTTTTTAGAGACGATTTCCGCCGTACGGATAAACCGCTTGAAGCAAATAAAACCCAAATCAATTTTATAGTCGAAAATAAAAAAGTCATTTTTATTGATGACGTTTTGTTTACCGGACGAAGCATTCGTTCCGCATTAACAGCTATTCAGTCTTTTGGAAGACCTTCAGAAATTGAATTGTTAGTTTTAATTGACCGACGTTTTAGCCGTAATTTACCAATTCAACCCGATTATCGCGGCCGTCAGGTCGATGCTATTAATGGCGAAAAAGTAAAAGTGAGCTGGAAAGAGAATGATGGTGAAGATGTTGTTCATTTAGTGACAAATTAG
- a CDS encoding Crp/Fnr family transcriptional regulator: protein MNSYLTKIDTFIGSLDQETLAVLNSISTTRTLKKGEFLLQQDEICSKSYFIEEGIVRKYYLDDGKEITTELYFKDDIAVSFNSYCLQKPSKEFIQAVTDITISQTDYKGFQNAKKQFPKLTELDLMLTEYYAIWLEDRLFQFRTLDAKTRYLKLIKEHSHIIKNIQLTHIASYLGISLETLSRIRSKI from the coding sequence ATGAATTCTTATCTCACAAAAATAGATACTTTTATAGGCAGTCTTGATCAAGAAACCTTAGCCGTTTTAAATAGCATCTCAACTACCAGGACTTTAAAAAAAGGAGAATTTTTATTACAGCAAGATGAAATTTGCAGTAAAAGTTACTTTATAGAAGAAGGGATTGTCAGAAAGTACTATCTCGATGATGGAAAAGAAATCACTACAGAATTATATTTTAAAGATGATATCGCGGTATCTTTTAATAGTTATTGTCTGCAAAAGCCAAGTAAAGAATTCATTCAGGCCGTCACAGACATCACTATTTCACAAACTGACTATAAAGGATTTCAGAATGCAAAAAAGCAATTCCCAAAATTGACAGAATTAGATTTGATGCTTACTGAATATTATGCAATTTGGCTGGAAGACCGCTTGTTTCAGTTTCGCACACTGGATGCTAAGACCCGCTATCTTAAATTAATTAAAGAACATTCGCATATTATCAAAAACATCCAGCTTACGCATATTGCTTCTTATCTTGGAATATCTTTAGAAACTCTAAGCAGAATCCGATCCAAAATTTAA
- a CDS encoding DUF418 domain-containing protein encodes MKQRIIGFDLARAYAIFGMFIVNFNMVFGSHNDQSTIAQFMSLFSGNSSSVFVILAGMGIALMTNRLEYTTAEKNKLRNTILKRAVFLFVIGLLLNLVWPADILHFYGCYMSITAFIIFLDKRFFLFLATVAVLSFHFLIFFIPYETGWNIATFQYKDFYTVNGFIRNTFYNGWNAVFPWIAYFLLGMYLGRLNWTNIKIQKKMFVIGLLIYVTIALLQLFSSQFVLSENLHLFINADYLPPYLPFILSTSGFALMVIAFFMYIGEKNISNRYIQNFAPTGQMTLTHYISHLTIGIILFAVLMNKDLAENLADQEATKPIYILLYSIAYFVISYYFSKLWSRHFKNGPFEALMRKITH; translated from the coding sequence ATGAAACAAAGAATTATAGGATTTGACCTGGCAAGGGCATATGCCATCTTCGGAATGTTTATTGTTAATTTCAATATGGTTTTTGGTTCTCATAACGACCAAAGTACCATTGCACAATTTATGTCTCTTTTTAGCGGCAACTCAAGCTCTGTTTTTGTAATACTGGCCGGAATGGGTATTGCACTTATGACCAACAGACTTGAATATACTACTGCCGAGAAAAACAAGCTGAGAAATACCATCCTCAAACGAGCTGTTTTTTTATTTGTCATTGGACTTTTGCTTAACCTGGTGTGGCCTGCCGATATTTTGCATTTTTACGGTTGCTACATGTCCATAACTGCTTTTATAATATTTTTAGACAAAAGGTTTTTTCTGTTTCTGGCGACTGTGGCTGTCCTTAGTTTTCACTTTTTAATTTTTTTCATCCCCTATGAAACAGGCTGGAACATTGCCACTTTTCAATACAAAGATTTTTATACCGTGAACGGGTTTATCAGAAATACTTTTTACAATGGCTGGAATGCTGTATTCCCCTGGATTGCTTATTTTCTTTTAGGAATGTATCTCGGAAGACTAAACTGGACCAACATCAAAATACAGAAGAAAATGTTTGTGATTGGGCTTTTGATATATGTAACGATAGCATTATTACAATTATTCTCAAGCCAATTTGTGCTTTCAGAGAATTTACATTTATTCATCAACGCCGATTATCTCCCTCCATACCTCCCTTTCATATTAAGTACATCCGGATTTGCTCTGATGGTGATAGCCTTCTTTATGTATATCGGAGAAAAAAACATCAGCAATCGATATATCCAAAATTTTGCACCAACAGGTCAAATGACGCTAACACACTATATTTCACATCTTACTATTGGAATCATTTTATTTGCTGTGTTGATGAACAAAGATTTAGCTGAAAATCTGGCGGATCAGGAAGCAACAAAGCCAATTTACATTTTACTATATTCAATTGCGTATTTTGTAATCAGTTACTACTTTAGTAAACTTTGGTCAAGACACTTTAAGAATGGTCCATTTGAAGCCCTTATGCGAAAAATAACCCACTAA
- a CDS encoding class I SAM-dependent methyltransferase, giving the protein MDKYKETFETWDKIATLYQSKFMDLNLYNETYDFFCDVLKNEQIHIFEIGCGPGNITKYLLSKKTNLKIWGIDIAPNMIELAQKNNPSARFEVMDTRNLNKVNQKFNAIICGFCLPYLSEEDCSKLICDAEKMLCPNGIFYLSFVEGQSSESGFISGSTGDRTYFYYHSLKYIEKQLFANNFKIIQLFEIKYPKSENTEIHTILIAQKNERNH; this is encoded by the coding sequence ATGGATAAATACAAGGAAACTTTCGAAACCTGGGATAAAATTGCGACTCTTTATCAAAGTAAATTCATGGATTTAAATCTGTACAATGAAACTTATGACTTTTTTTGTGATGTTTTAAAAAACGAACAGATCCATATCTTTGAAATTGGTTGTGGCCCCGGAAATATCACAAAGTACTTATTATCAAAGAAAACCAATTTAAAAATCTGGGGTATTGACATTGCACCCAACATGATTGAATTAGCACAAAAGAACAATCCTTCTGCCAGGTTTGAAGTAATGGACACGCGAAACCTCAACAAAGTAAATCAAAAATTTAATGCTATCATCTGCGGTTTTTGTTTACCCTATTTATCTGAGGAAGATTGTTCGAAACTAATCTGCGACGCTGAGAAGATGCTTTGTCCTAACGGTATTTTTTATCTTAGTTTTGTTGAAGGACAATCCTCTGAATCAGGTTTCATTTCGGGAAGTACTGGAGACCGAACCTATTTTTACTATCATAGTTTAAAGTATATCGAAAAACAACTTTTTGCAAATAATTTCAAGATCATTCAATTGTTTGAGATCAAATATCCAAAATCTGAAAATACTGAAATCCATACGATACTAATTGCTCAAAAAAATGAACGAAATCATTGA
- a CDS encoding Crp/Fnr family transcriptional regulator, which produces MNEIIELSEKTITLNRNEFLKVKGSMDDTIYFVESGSLRLFVLDDDDEEQIIRFGYRQNLIVSLDSFLTGKPSNLCIQAIKKTVVKVITKKQIDQFLKIEANKNLWISILENLVVQQMEREIDILTNSPKERYRRVLMRSPQLFQEVPNKHIANYLRMTPETLSRLKKS; this is translated from the coding sequence ATGAACGAAATCATTGAACTTTCTGAAAAAACAATAACCCTAAACAGAAATGAATTTCTTAAAGTAAAAGGCAGTATGGACGATACTATTTACTTTGTAGAAAGCGGCAGTCTGCGTCTTTTTGTTCTGGATGATGACGATGAGGAACAAATCATTCGATTTGGCTACCGGCAAAATTTAATTGTGTCGCTGGATTCTTTCTTAACCGGAAAACCTTCTAATTTGTGTATTCAGGCGATTAAAAAAACAGTTGTAAAGGTTATAACAAAGAAACAAATCGATCAGTTTTTAAAAATTGAAGCCAATAAAAACCTATGGATTTCTATTTTAGAAAACTTAGTAGTGCAGCAAATGGAACGTGAAATTGACATTTTAACCAACTCTCCAAAAGAACGATACCGAAGAGTTTTAATGAGAAGTCCGCAGCTTTTTCAGGAAGTCCCGAACAAACACATTGCCAACTATCTAAGAATGACACCCGAGACTTTATCAAGATTAAAAAAGTCTTGA
- a CDS encoding DinB family protein, with translation MQSEKLIQLLIDQTRDSINQAEKLKNDDIQTLTWREAATSWNILECMEHLNLYSDYYLPQIKDKIKNSKTSSDTHFKSGFLGGYFAKSMLPKEKLNKMKTFKDKNPLNSKLDRSVIDTFINQQVELLTLLEQAKNVSLNRIKIPTSISGLLRLKLGDTFQFFIHHILRHLKQIDTIKEAMKKTVPVHELS, from the coding sequence ATGCAATCAGAAAAACTCATACAATTACTAATCGATCAAACGAGAGATAGTATCAATCAGGCAGAGAAACTTAAGAATGACGATATACAAACCTTGACATGGAGAGAAGCGGCAACATCATGGAACATTTTGGAATGCATGGAGCATTTGAATTTGTACAGTGACTATTACCTGCCTCAGATAAAAGACAAAATAAAAAACTCCAAAACCTCTTCTGACACCCATTTTAAAAGCGGATTTTTGGGAGGCTACTTTGCCAAAAGCATGCTTCCTAAAGAAAAGCTGAACAAAATGAAAACTTTCAAGGACAAAAATCCATTAAACTCTAAACTGGACAGGAGTGTAATCGATACATTCATCAACCAACAAGTTGAATTATTAACACTACTGGAACAAGCCAAAAATGTGAGTTTGAATCGCATTAAAATCCCTACTTCTATATCCGGTTTACTAAGACTAAAACTGGGAGATACTTTTCAGTTTTTCATTCATCATATCCTGCGGCATCTGAAACAAATCGACACTATAAAAGAGGCTATGAAAAAGACCGTTCCCGTACATGAACTTTCATAG